The proteins below come from a single Dehalococcoidia bacterium genomic window:
- a CDS encoding PadR family transcriptional regulator, which yields MPVGRVFGFWDHSAGRGAFSRGWGGRRPGRFFEKGDLKYVILDLLSEKPRHGYDIIRALEDRFAGWYTPSPGAVYPTLQLLEDLGYVTVTQQDGKKVYAITDAGRAFLRDREAVLEEIVARVRGLWGGAGRAEQAAAWAALREELAEFGRVVGRYGPQAAADPDTLRRLVEALRRARAEVEDILRGTGPATL from the coding sequence ATGCCAGTTGGTCGTGTCTTCGGGTTCTGGGATCACTCGGCAGGAAGGGGCGCATTCAGCCGGGGGTGGGGCGGTCGGCGGCCGGGCCGCTTCTTCGAAAAGGGCGACTTGAAGTACGTCATTCTCGACCTTCTCAGCGAGAAACCGCGCCACGGCTACGACATCATTCGCGCCCTCGAGGATCGATTTGCCGGCTGGTATACCCCTAGTCCCGGTGCGGTCTATCCGACGCTGCAGCTGCTTGAGGACCTGGGGTACGTCACGGTCACGCAGCAGGACGGCAAGAAGGTCTACGCTATCACCGATGCAGGCCGGGCGTTCCTGCGCGACCGCGAGGCCGTGCTCGAGGAGATCGTCGCCCGCGTGCGCGGTTTGTGGGGAGGCGCGGGCCGTGCCGAGCAGGCTGCTGCCTGGGCGGCGTTGCGGGAAGAACTGGCCGAGTTCGGCCGCGTGGTCGGCCGCTACGGTCCGCAGGCGGCGGCTGACCCGGACACGCTGCGCCGCCTTGTCGAGGCGCTCCGACGCGCTCGCGCCGAGGTCGAAGACATTCTCCGCGGGACCGGCCCGGCGACGCTCTGA
- a CDS encoding HD-GYP domain-containing protein, translating to MTSKAALRTWYLTIIAAASVAAAIVLSTSSPLELAESDLFSLGVLVLLTAAGIAFPVEVAPKVKMGVGITAIFAALLLFGTAAALLVTVMGMLLAYVIRPGHNSMLARAFNVAVLSLAGILAGAAGGAVAGRSLIVDLNDGREIAAIITAGVVLVAVNSILVAVAADLALGQPLLRYYLLDQRDKLPQNVALLLLGALAALVGTGRPWAIALVAIPMAIVALSLHQTAQIRRQTREAIEQLADIVDLRDRYTAEHSRRVAGYAAELCRELGLSRAETDVIVRAARVHDIGKLGMSSAILSEARPLTPEEVAEIQRHPAIGAEIVARFADFRAGASIVLHHHERWDGTGYPGKLAGEKIPYGARIVAVCDTFDAMTTDRPYRLALPVSTALAEIARCAGTQFDPQIAAAFLRLHGYAPPQPARDLQTQLG from the coding sequence ATGACCTCCAAAGCTGCGCTGCGGACCTGGTACCTGACGATCATCGCGGCGGCAAGCGTTGCCGCCGCGATTGTGCTCTCAACTTCTTCCCCGCTTGAGCTTGCGGAGAGCGACCTCTTCTCGCTCGGCGTGCTCGTGCTTCTGACCGCCGCTGGGATTGCGTTCCCGGTTGAAGTGGCGCCCAAAGTGAAGATGGGGGTCGGCATCACCGCCATCTTCGCTGCCCTCCTCCTCTTCGGTACCGCCGCTGCGCTCCTCGTCACGGTGATGGGGATGCTGCTGGCGTACGTCATTCGCCCCGGCCACAACAGCATGCTGGCGCGGGCGTTCAACGTTGCGGTCCTTTCGCTCGCTGGCATCCTCGCGGGAGCGGCGGGCGGCGCAGTGGCTGGCCGCTCGCTCATCGTCGATCTCAACGACGGACGCGAGATCGCCGCAATCATTACCGCGGGCGTCGTTCTGGTCGCGGTGAACTCGATCCTTGTCGCTGTCGCCGCCGACCTCGCGCTCGGCCAGCCGCTTCTTCGCTATTACCTCCTCGACCAGCGCGACAAACTGCCGCAAAATGTGGCGCTGCTCCTGCTCGGCGCGCTCGCGGCACTGGTCGGCACCGGCCGGCCGTGGGCGATCGCGCTCGTGGCTATCCCCATGGCGATCGTCGCCCTCTCACTCCATCAGACAGCCCAGATCCGCCGTCAAACGCGGGAGGCGATCGAGCAGCTGGCTGATATCGTCGATCTCCGCGACCGCTACACCGCAGAGCATTCGCGGCGGGTTGCCGGCTACGCGGCGGAACTGTGCCGCGAACTGGGGCTGAGCCGCGCAGAAACCGACGTGATTGTGCGAGCAGCGCGCGTCCACGACATCGGCAAGCTCGGCATGTCGAGCGCGATCCTCTCCGAAGCGCGCCCGCTGACCCCCGAGGAGGTTGCAGAGATCCAGCGCCATCCGGCAATCGGCGCCGAGATCGTCGCCCGCTTCGCCGATTTTCGGGCCGGGGCGTCGATCGTGCTCCACCATCACGAGCGATGGGACGGAACCGGCTATCCGGGCAAACTGGCAGGGGAGAAGATCCCCTACGGCGCCCGGATTGTCGCCGTCTGCGATACGTTTGACGCCATGACGACCGACCGTCCCTACCGCTTGGCGCTTCCGGTTTCGACTGCGCTCGCCGAGATCGCGCGCTGTGCTGGAACGCAGTTCGATCCCCAGATCGCGGCGGCCTTTCTCCGCCTTCACGGCTACGCCCCTCCGCAGCCAGCACGCGATCTCCAGACCCAACTAGGCTAG
- a CDS encoding phosphoglycerate kinase, with amino-acid sequence MAKQTIRDFAVENKRVLVRVDYNVPLDKTTGEVADDTRIRATLPTIRYLIDRGAKVILISHLGRPDGKVVESLRLDPVARRLSELLGQPVRKLDDCVGPEVEETVRAMKPGEVVLLENVRFHPEEEANDPAFCRDLATLANVFVNDAFATAHRAHASTAGVADYLPAVAGFLMEKELKFLGDALAAPARPFAAIIGGAKVGTKIGVLRALLGKADLLLIGGGMANTFFLAQGVPIGASLAEPDKVDLARDLLDQARAAGIEVLLPSDVLIADRVDAAAATRTIAVAEGVPEGWSIVDIGPATIARYREALQPAKTVLWNGPMGIFEIPAFAEGTRAIAAALAELDAVTIVGGGESVAAVEQLGYADRITHLSTGGGATLEFLEGRDLPGVACLHDKMPER; translated from the coding sequence ATGGCCAAGCAGACGATCCGCGATTTCGCGGTCGAGAACAAGCGCGTGCTCGTGCGCGTCGACTACAACGTGCCGCTGGACAAGACAACGGGGGAAGTCGCCGACGACACGCGCATCCGCGCCACCCTGCCGACCATCCGCTATCTGATCGACCGTGGGGCGAAGGTGATCTTGATCTCCCACCTTGGCCGCCCAGACGGCAAGGTCGTCGAGTCGCTGCGCCTCGACCCGGTCGCGCGTCGGCTGTCGGAGCTCCTTGGCCAGCCGGTCCGCAAGCTCGACGACTGCGTCGGTCCCGAGGTTGAGGAGACGGTGCGGGCGATGAAGCCGGGCGAAGTCGTGCTCCTCGAGAACGTTCGTTTCCATCCCGAGGAGGAGGCGAATGACCCGGCCTTCTGCCGCGACCTCGCCACGCTCGCAAATGTCTTTGTCAATGACGCCTTCGCGACGGCCCACCGCGCCCACGCTTCGACGGCCGGCGTCGCCGACTACCTGCCGGCCGTTGCCGGATTCCTCATGGAGAAGGAACTGAAGTTCCTTGGCGATGCCCTCGCCGCGCCTGCCCGCCCGTTCGCTGCCATCATCGGCGGCGCGAAGGTGGGCACGAAGATCGGCGTTCTGCGTGCGCTGCTGGGAAAGGCCGACCTTCTCCTCATCGGCGGGGGGATGGCCAACACGTTCTTCCTCGCGCAGGGAGTGCCGATCGGCGCCTCGCTCGCTGAACCCGACAAAGTCGATCTCGCTCGCGACCTGCTTGATCAGGCGCGCGCCGCGGGGATCGAGGTGCTGCTGCCGAGCGATGTGCTCATCGCCGACCGGGTCGATGCTGCGGCAGCGACACGCACGATCGCAGTCGCCGAGGGGGTGCCTGAAGGGTGGAGCATTGTCGATATCGGCCCCGCCACGATCGCCCGCTACCGCGAGGCGCTTCAGCCGGCGAAAACGGTGCTCTGGAACGGGCCGATGGGCATCTTCGAGATCCCGGCCTTTGCCGAAGGAACGCGGGCGATCGCGGCAGCGCTGGCAGAACTCGATGCGGTCACGATTGTCGGCGGCGGCGAGTCGGTTGCGGCGGTGGAGCAGCTCGGCTATGCCGACCGCATCACCCATCTTTCCACGGGCGGGGGCGCGACCCTGGAATTTCTCGAAGGGCGCGACCTGCCGGGGGTCGCCTGTCTGCACGATAAGATGCCGGAGCGCTAG
- a CDS encoding DUF983 domain-containing protein, translating into MRRLLQLFGRAALLRCPNCGRAPLFRSWFGARDHCTGCGLRFEREEGFHTGGMALNLVASELVFVAVLVGLVVATWPNPPWDLLRWGALLLMVAFPLFFYPFSKAFWLALDLAIRPIEPIEIVPLDDWGLAGNSNARATPSAPHGTPHVF; encoded by the coding sequence ATGAGACGGCTGCTGCAGCTGTTTGGGCGGGCTGCTCTGCTACGCTGCCCGAATTGCGGGCGCGCGCCCCTGTTTCGAAGCTGGTTCGGCGCGCGCGACCACTGCACTGGCTGCGGGCTGCGCTTCGAGCGCGAAGAAGGATTTCACACCGGCGGCATGGCGCTCAATCTCGTCGCCTCGGAACTTGTCTTCGTCGCCGTCCTCGTCGGCCTCGTCGTCGCCACCTGGCCAAACCCGCCGTGGGATCTCCTGCGGTGGGGCGCCCTTCTCTTGATGGTCGCTTTTCCTCTCTTCTTCTATCCGTTTTCGAAAGCGTTCTGGCTTGCGCTCGACCTCGCCATTCGGCCGATCGAGCCGATTGAGATCGTCCCGCTCGACGATTGGGGCTTGGCCGGCAATTCCAACGCCCGCGCAACCCCCAGCGCTCCCCACGGCACCCCGCACGTCTTCTAG
- a CDS encoding glycosyltransferase family 4 protein — translation MRIAQLAPPYVALPPKKYGGTERVIAALTEELVARGHTVTLFASGDSQTSARLVPTVPRALWSENGWDPEATLHAVIATCYEMADEFDIIHNHLDHFVFSRARCCRTPTVTTMHGRQDLPELTAIYAEYREQPLVSISNSQRRPVRWANWVATVYNGVDLRELPYSPKGGDYLAFVGRISPEKGVDAAIRIARRAGVPLVIAAREPLPFVHDPVVRRDWDYWESVVRPLLREPGIEFIGEVDTAKRAQLLGGAAALLNPIQWEEPFGLVMAEAMACGTPVIATRRGAATEIVEPGVTGLLGTTEDDLVAAIADLDTLSRETCRLVVEARFSARAMASNYERVYEAILDSEAAGRMPLVAGKA, via the coding sequence ATGCGCATTGCACAACTTGCACCGCCGTATGTTGCCCTCCCGCCGAAGAAATATGGAGGAACCGAGCGCGTCATCGCCGCCCTGACCGAGGAACTGGTCGCCCGTGGTCATACGGTCACGCTGTTCGCCAGCGGCGACTCCCAGACCTCGGCGCGGCTTGTCCCGACAGTTCCCCGCGCCTTGTGGAGCGAGAACGGCTGGGACCCCGAGGCAACCCTGCACGCTGTCATCGCGACCTGCTACGAGATGGCCGATGAGTTTGACATCATCCACAACCATCTCGATCACTTCGTCTTTTCTCGGGCCCGCTGCTGCCGAACACCGACTGTAACGACAATGCATGGGCGGCAGGACCTGCCCGAGCTCACGGCGATCTACGCCGAATATCGCGAGCAGCCGCTCGTGTCGATCAGCAACAGCCAGCGCCGGCCGGTCCGCTGGGCGAACTGGGTCGCGACGGTCTACAACGGCGTTGACCTGCGCGAACTGCCCTATTCGCCAAAGGGAGGCGACTATCTCGCCTTTGTCGGCCGGATCAGCCCCGAGAAGGGGGTCGACGCTGCTATCCGGATTGCCCGGCGGGCGGGGGTCCCCCTCGTTATCGCGGCGCGAGAACCGCTGCCCTTTGTCCACGACCCGGTAGTGCGACGCGACTGGGATTACTGGGAGTCGGTCGTTCGGCCGCTTCTTCGGGAGCCCGGGATCGAATTCATCGGCGAGGTCGACACCGCCAAGCGTGCCCAGCTTCTCGGCGGCGCGGCAGCCTTGCTCAATCCCATTCAGTGGGAAGAGCCGTTTGGCCTCGTGATGGCAGAAGCGATGGCCTGCGGCACCCCGGTAATCGCCACCCGCCGCGGCGCCGCGACCGAGATCGTGGAGCCGGGCGTGACGGGGCTGCTCGGCACGACCGAGGACGACCTCGTCGCCGCGATCGCTGACCTCGACACGCTCAGCCGCGAAACGTGCCGGCTCGTGGTCGAAGCGCGCTTCTCGGCGCGCGCCATGGCGTCGAACTACGAGCGGGTCTACGAGGCAATCCTCGACAGCGAAGCAGCGGGCCGAATGCCTCTTGTCGCCGGGAAGGCTTAG
- a CDS encoding polyprenyl synthetase family protein produces the protein MTAAREAAEILGRLLPAIERALEAAVPHEGGLAVMVRYHLGWCDSDGNPAKNRTGKRIRPALVLLAAQAMQGEIDDALPAAVAVELLHNFSLIHDDIQDRSPERHGRPTVWTVWGEAQAINAGNVLHVLAHRSLAALADRRPPVGWAALQRLYDTSLRLCDGQYLDLSYEQRPRIRLDDYLTMIAGKTASLIGLALELGAMAATDDREVWMTYRQIGEQIGLAFQIWDDYLGIWGDPTLTGKPVGEDIANRKKTLPAAYAFEHAVGEDLRVLIDAYRPGAAEPAPLAAVLDVFERVGARAYTEQLATETIDRALAALDSAPGALDPLADLATLARYLVGRDR, from the coding sequence ATGACCGCTGCTCGTGAGGCTGCCGAAATCCTCGGGCGCTTGCTCCCTGCGATCGAGCGCGCGCTGGAGGCTGCCGTTCCCCACGAGGGAGGGCTTGCGGTGATGGTGCGCTACCACCTCGGCTGGTGCGATAGCGACGGCAACCCGGCGAAAAATCGGACGGGGAAACGGATCCGTCCTGCCCTCGTGCTCCTCGCCGCCCAGGCAATGCAGGGGGAGATCGACGATGCCCTGCCCGCGGCGGTTGCCGTCGAGCTGCTTCATAACTTTTCGCTCATTCACGATGATATTCAGGACCGAAGCCCTGAGCGCCACGGGCGCCCGACGGTTTGGACCGTTTGGGGAGAGGCACAGGCGATCAACGCCGGCAACGTCCTGCATGTGCTCGCTCATCGCTCCCTAGCGGCGCTTGCCGACCGGCGGCCGCCAGTCGGCTGGGCTGCCCTCCAGCGGCTGTATGACACCTCGCTTCGGCTCTGTGACGGCCAGTATCTTGACCTCTCCTACGAGCAGCGCCCGCGTATCCGCCTGGACGACTATCTCACCATGATCGCCGGCAAGACCGCCTCGCTGATCGGATTGGCGCTCGAACTGGGAGCGATGGCCGCGACTGACGACCGCGAGGTCTGGATGACTTACCGTCAGATCGGCGAGCAGATCGGGCTCGCCTTCCAGATTTGGGACGACTATCTCGGTATATGGGGCGACCCAACCTTGACAGGAAAACCAGTCGGCGAAGATATCGCCAATCGGAAGAAAACGCTGCCCGCTGCCTACGCCTTCGAGCATGCAGTCGGCGAGGACTTGCGCGTGCTCATCGACGCCTATCGTCCCGGGGCTGCGGAGCCGGCGCCGCTCGCGGCAGTGCTCGACGTCTTCGAACGCGTCGGCGCCCGCGCCTACACGGAACAGCTCGCGACCGAAACGATTGACCGGGCGCTGGCAGCACTTGACAGCGCGCCAGGCGCCCTCGACCCTCTCGCCGACCTCGCGACCCTCGCGCGCTATCTCGTCGGGCGGGACCGCTAG
- a CDS encoding class I SAM-dependent methyltransferase — MPTVKLPETPLPQAERAITEFLKALKASERTVRLPVIREEYQQLAEQWQEEHGRAPRSLEEIDEVMRPSVAYKFDRALSRFSQELMYARVHELLQPRRAELEAFLDAPVEQPLGSLRLNPSLPIPPYYEADYHVQPGGMHREPLIGFVTAITNKVYFGGSNDSEEQQRLSAAACPDGPWERILDLGCGCKSAYYYKLRWPNAEVHGIDLSAPLLKYAHKRAEAMGLAIHFSQQNCERTDFPDNYFDLVSSCILFHEIPDEAAWNTIQEGFRILKPGGWFVINDAPPYRALDPFGAYFSDWQTANNVEPYWSEAGHRNYPEWLERAGFRNISDPFIRGEVKGNVRIFPWTTMGQKP, encoded by the coding sequence ATGCCGACCGTCAAGCTCCCTGAGACCCCGCTTCCGCAAGCCGAGCGTGCGATCACCGAGTTCCTCAAAGCGCTGAAGGCGTCCGAGCGCACCGTGCGCTTGCCGGTCATCCGAGAGGAATACCAGCAGCTCGCGGAGCAATGGCAGGAAGAGCACGGTCGCGCGCCGCGCAGCCTCGAGGAGATCGACGAGGTGATGCGGCCGAGCGTTGCCTATAAGTTCGACCGGGCCCTCTCTCGCTTCAGTCAAGAGCTGATGTACGCCCGTGTTCATGAACTGCTGCAGCCGCGGCGCGCGGAACTGGAAGCGTTTCTCGATGCGCCGGTCGAGCAGCCGCTCGGGTCGCTTCGACTGAACCCCTCGCTTCCCATCCCGCCCTACTACGAGGCGGACTACCACGTTCAGCCCGGCGGAATGCACCGGGAGCCGCTCATCGGGTTCGTCACCGCCATCACCAACAAGGTGTACTTCGGCGGCTCGAACGACTCCGAAGAGCAGCAGCGGCTCTCCGCCGCCGCCTGCCCGGATGGCCCATGGGAGCGGATCCTTGACCTCGGCTGCGGATGCAAGAGCGCCTACTATTACAAGCTCCGGTGGCCAAACGCCGAAGTGCATGGGATCGATCTCTCGGCACCGCTGCTGAAGTATGCCCACAAGCGCGCCGAGGCGATGGGGCTGGCGATCCATTTCAGTCAGCAGAACTGCGAGCGGACCGATTTTCCCGATAACTACTTTGACCTCGTCTCGTCGTGCATCCTCTTCCACGAGATCCCTGACGAGGCAGCGTGGAACACCATTCAGGAGGGGTTCCGCATCCTGAAGCCGGGCGGCTGGTTCGTTATCAACGATGCGCCGCCCTACCGCGCCCTCGATCCTTTCGGCGCCTACTTCTCCGATTGGCAGACGGCCAACAACGTCGAGCCGTACTGGAGCGAGGCCGGCCATCGGAACTATCCCGAGTGGTTGGAGAGAGCAGGGTTCCGGAACATCTCCGACCCCTTCATCCGGGGCGAGGTGAAGGGCAACGTGCGGATCTTTCCCTGGACAACGATGGGCCAGAAGCCGTAG
- the gpmA gene encoding 2,3-diphosphoglycerate-dependent phosphoglycerate mutase — protein MYTLVLLRHGESEWNRENRFTGWVDVDLSPAGIEEARAAARLLEEAGFSFDLVFTSLLKRAIRTAWIVQDALDLLWLPVERSWRLNERHYGRLTGLNKAETAAQFGEEQVHLWRRSYDVPPPPFAPDDPRNPVNDRRYADLAPHERPLTESLKDTEARFLPYWFDRIAPAIRAGKRVLIAAHGNSLRALVKHLDQVPDDLIPELNIPTGVPLVYELDDALRPLRHYYLGDQEAVAAKMAAVAAQGKARSSPPPAGN, from the coding sequence ATGTACACGCTCGTTCTGCTTCGCCATGGGGAAAGCGAGTGGAACCGCGAGAACCGCTTCACCGGCTGGGTCGACGTTGACCTGTCGCCAGCAGGAATTGAAGAAGCGCGCGCGGCGGCACGCCTGCTCGAGGAGGCCGGGTTCTCGTTCGACCTCGTCTTCACGTCGCTGCTGAAACGGGCGATCCGCACCGCTTGGATCGTCCAAGACGCGCTCGACCTCCTCTGGCTGCCGGTCGAGCGGAGCTGGCGGCTGAACGAACGGCATTACGGCCGGCTAACCGGGCTGAATAAAGCCGAAACCGCCGCCCAATTCGGGGAGGAGCAGGTCCATCTCTGGCGACGGTCGTACGATGTGCCGCCGCCCCCCTTCGCGCCTGACGATCCGCGCAACCCGGTAAACGACCGGCGCTATGCCGACCTCGCGCCGCACGAACGGCCGCTCACCGAGTCGCTCAAGGATACTGAAGCGCGCTTTCTCCCCTACTGGTTTGATCGGATCGCCCCGGCGATCCGGGCGGGCAAGCGCGTCTTGATCGCCGCGCACGGCAATAGCCTGCGTGCGCTGGTCAAGCATCTGGATCAGGTGCCTGATGACCTGATCCCCGAACTGAACATTCCGACCGGGGTGCCTCTCGTCTACGAGCTTGATGATGCACTCCGGCCGCTTCGCCACTACTACCTTGGGGACCAGGAGGCCGTGGCTGCGAAAATGGCGGCGGTAGCGGCCCAGGGGAAGGCGCGCTCGTCGCCGCCGCCAGCAGGGAACTAA
- the tpiA gene encoding triose-phosphate isomerase, whose amino-acid sequence MRVPLIAGNWKMHTTIAEAVQLVVAMRDDLEAVRGVEIVLCPPFVSLYPLYELLRGGPLRLGAQNIDYRDFGAVTGEIAARMVAPICSMVILGHSERRRYFGESDQVVNWKVKAALAAGLHPIVCVGEQLEENEAGATAAVVERQVRAALAGVTDLRRIVIAYEPVWAIGTGRAAHGPQANATIGWIRHLLRDRFGPAAAEETRILYGGSVTPDNIAEFVAQPEIDGALVGGASLRAADFVAICRTTADLRVPKELLEGR is encoded by the coding sequence ATGCGCGTCCCACTGATTGCCGGCAACTGGAAGATGCACACTACCATTGCTGAGGCGGTGCAGCTTGTCGTGGCGATGCGAGACGACCTCGAAGCGGTGCGCGGCGTCGAAATCGTCCTCTGCCCGCCGTTCGTCTCGCTCTATCCCCTCTATGAACTGCTGCGCGGGGGGCCCCTCCGGCTGGGGGCGCAGAACATCGACTACCGCGACTTTGGCGCGGTAACCGGCGAGATCGCGGCGCGGATGGTGGCGCCGATCTGCTCCATGGTCATCCTCGGGCATAGCGAGCGGCGGCGGTACTTTGGGGAGAGCGATCAGGTGGTCAACTGGAAGGTGAAGGCGGCGCTTGCTGCCGGGCTGCACCCGATCGTGTGCGTCGGCGAGCAGCTCGAGGAGAACGAGGCGGGAGCGACCGCGGCGGTAGTCGAGCGGCAAGTGCGGGCTGCCCTTGCCGGCGTCACTGACCTGCGGCGCATCGTCATCGCCTACGAACCAGTCTGGGCGATCGGTACAGGACGCGCGGCGCATGGGCCCCAAGCGAATGCGACCATCGGCTGGATCCGGCATCTGCTGCGCGACCGGTTTGGTCCAGCGGCGGCCGAGGAGACCCGGATCCTCTACGGCGGGTCGGTCACGCCTGACAATATCGCGGAGTTTGTCGCTCAGCCCGAGATCGACGGCGCGCTTGTGGGGGGCGCGTCCCTGCGCGCCGCTGATTTTGTCGCTATCTGCCGCACCACCGCCGACCTGCGAGTGCCGAAGGAGCTGCTCGAAGGACGGTAG
- a CDS encoding amylo-alpha-1,6-glucosidase: protein MDQLVLADNSTFIVTNWMGDATPDEGLGLYRNDTRHLSRYELVPVGWKPERMGASVTRNTVASLQLANPAFVLEDGRTILPHTISLRRNRALSGAFIERIGLQSYHTEPVPLLIDLLIAADFRDMFDIRGFVRGRRGTLLEPIIRDREIIFCYRGADGIERRTRLQFDRRPLDIRVETPPANTLAPAVRYPDQSQPAPPVTEVTPFVRVRFAFDLQPEGAQWVTVSVCPEQGEETIDPPSIEEAARRQGARYSAWEANATLVRTDNDMFDRLIERSLLDLRSLTHDTPEGPFPHAGIPWFAAPFGRDSIITSFQALAFVPELAKGTLRYLARRQGRRVDRWRDEEPGKILHELRFGEMANLGETPHTPYYGSIDSTPLFLILFAETIAWTGDEALAEDLLPNVERALDWIDRYGDRDGDGYVEYAASATAGGLRNQGWKDSEDSIAHEDGTLAEGPIALIEVQAYVVEAKRRLAEFFCRRGEHRRGEALARQAEELAERIRRDFALGDGAYAIALDGQKRPVRAVASNMGHLLFAGVLPPDEAARCVERLLQRDLDTGWGIRTLSKQHPRYNPMSYHNGSVWPHDNSLIAYGMKRYGFDESANRVIWGFVEAGLSMPDQRLPELYCGFQREPLYFSLPAQYPVSCAPQAWAAGSALLALRTILGLMPTPTGLRLRPRLPLWLREVHVSRLRVGGASIDLAVNERNEVTIKSLRGGLAISIE, encoded by the coding sequence ATGGACCAGCTCGTTCTTGCTGACAATTCGACGTTTATTGTCACGAATTGGATGGGCGATGCGACGCCCGATGAGGGGCTCGGGCTCTACCGGAATGACACGCGGCATCTTAGCCGGTATGAGCTCGTGCCTGTCGGCTGGAAGCCAGAACGGATGGGCGCCTCGGTCACGCGGAACACGGTCGCCAGTCTGCAGCTTGCCAACCCGGCATTTGTCCTCGAGGACGGCCGAACCATCTTGCCACACACGATCAGCCTGCGGCGCAACCGCGCCCTCTCCGGAGCCTTCATCGAGCGGATCGGCCTTCAGAGCTACCACACCGAGCCGGTTCCTCTCCTCATCGACCTGCTGATCGCCGCAGATTTCCGCGACATGTTCGATATCCGCGGTTTTGTTCGCGGGAGACGCGGCACCCTCCTCGAGCCAATCATTCGCGACCGCGAGATCATCTTTTGCTACCGCGGCGCCGATGGGATCGAGCGGCGGACCCGCCTCCAGTTCGACCGGCGCCCCCTCGATATTCGGGTCGAGACCCCGCCCGCCAACACGCTCGCGCCCGCGGTGCGCTACCCCGACCAGTCGCAGCCGGCGCCGCCGGTGACAGAAGTGACGCCGTTCGTCCGGGTCCGTTTCGCCTTCGACCTTCAGCCCGAAGGAGCGCAGTGGGTCACGGTGTCGGTCTGTCCTGAGCAGGGGGAAGAGACCATCGACCCGCCATCGATCGAGGAAGCGGCGCGCCGGCAAGGGGCCCGCTACTCTGCGTGGGAAGCAAACGCCACGCTTGTCCGGACGGATAACGACATGTTCGACCGGCTGATCGAGCGCAGCTTGCTCGACCTCCGCTCCCTCACTCACGACACGCCCGAGGGGCCGTTTCCGCACGCCGGCATCCCGTGGTTCGCCGCACCGTTCGGCCGCGACAGCATCATCACCTCGTTCCAAGCGCTCGCCTTTGTCCCCGAGCTGGCCAAGGGAACGCTGCGCTATCTTGCGCGCCGCCAAGGCCGCCGCGTCGACCGCTGGCGGGACGAAGAGCCGGGGAAGATCCTCCATGAATTGCGTTTCGGGGAGATGGCGAACCTGGGGGAGACGCCGCACACCCCCTATTACGGCAGCATCGACAGCACGCCGCTCTTTCTCATTCTCTTCGCCGAGACGATCGCATGGACCGGAGACGAGGCGCTTGCCGAAGACCTGCTGCCGAATGTTGAGCGGGCGCTCGACTGGATCGATCGGTACGGCGACCGCGACGGCGACGGCTACGTGGAATATGCCGCGTCCGCCACGGCCGGCGGGCTGCGCAACCAGGGCTGGAAAGATAGCGAAGACTCGATCGCCCATGAGGACGGCACCCTCGCCGAGGGACCAATTGCCCTCATTGAGGTGCAGGCCTATGTCGTCGAGGCGAAGCGGCGGCTGGCCGAGTTCTTTTGCCGGCGGGGAGAGCACCGGCGCGGCGAGGCCCTCGCGCGGCAAGCCGAGGAACTGGCGGAGCGGATTCGGCGCGACTTCGCCCTCGGCGACGGCGCCTATGCTATCGCGCTGGACGGGCAAAAACGGCCTGTCCGCGCAGTCGCCTCGAACATGGGCCATCTGCTCTTTGCCGGCGTCCTCCCCCCCGACGAGGCAGCGCGCTGCGTCGAGCGGCTGCTCCAGCGCGACCTCGACACGGGATGGGGGATCCGCACGCTGTCGAAACAGCACCCGCGCTACAACCCAATGAGCTACCATAACGGCTCGGTCTGGCCTCACGACAACTCACTGATCGCCTACGGCATGAAACGCTACGGCTTTGATGAGTCCGCGAACCGCGTGATCTGGGGATTTGTCGAGGCCGGGCTCTCGATGCCGGACCAGCGGCTGCCCGAACTGTACTGCGGCTTCCAGCGGGAGCCGCTCTACTTCTCGCTACCCGCTCAGTACCCCGTCAGTTGCGCTCCCCAAGCGTGGGCGGCAGGAAGCGCGCTGCTCGCGCTCCGCACGATCCTCGGGCTCATGCCCACTCCAACAGGGCTGCGGCTCCGTCCTCGGCTGCCGCTCTGGCTCCGCGAAGTGCATGTCTCTCGCCTCCGCGTCGGCGGCGCCTCAATCGACCTTGCGGTCAATGAACGGAATGAGGTAACGATTAAATCGCTACGCGGCGGGCTCGCCATCTCGATTGAGTAG